In Agromyces sp. G08B096, a genomic segment contains:
- the leuC gene encoding 3-isopropylmalate dehydratase large subunit, translating to MNAADHPRPRTLAEKVWDAHLVKQGEDGTPDLIYIDLHLVHEVTSPQAFDGLRMAGRPVRRPDLTIATEDHNTPTLDIDKPIADLTSRTQIETLRRNAAEFGIRLHSLGDAEQGIVHVVGPQLGLTMPGITVVCGDSHTSTHGAFGAMAFGIGTSEVEHVLATQTLPLKPFKTMAINVEGTLRPGVTAKDIILAVIAKIGTGGGQGYVLEYRGSAIRALSMEGRMTICNMSIEAGARAGMVAPDATTYAYLKGRPHAPSGTDWDDAVAYWDTLATDEGATFDAEVFIDADELEPFVTWGTNPGQGVSLSDTVPDPATIDDQHERAAAERALEYMDLRPGTPLKQIPVDAVFMGSCTNSRIEDLRAFASIVKGRKKADGVRVMVVPGSARVRLEAEAEGLDKVFEEFGAEWRFAGCSMCLGMNPDQLAPGERCASTSNRNFEGRQGKGGRTHLVSPLVAAATAIRGTLSSPWDLEQEPTAEPVGAATEGN from the coding sequence ATGAACGCCGCTGACCACCCGCGTCCCCGCACCCTGGCCGAGAAGGTCTGGGATGCCCATCTCGTCAAGCAGGGCGAGGACGGCACGCCCGACCTCATCTACATCGACCTGCACCTCGTGCACGAGGTCACGAGCCCGCAGGCGTTCGACGGCCTGCGCATGGCGGGCCGCCCCGTCCGGCGTCCCGACCTCACCATCGCGACCGAAGACCACAACACCCCGACGCTCGACATCGACAAGCCGATCGCCGACCTGACGAGCCGCACGCAGATCGAGACGCTGCGCCGCAACGCCGCCGAGTTCGGCATCCGGCTGCATTCGCTGGGCGACGCCGAGCAGGGCATCGTGCACGTCGTCGGCCCGCAGCTCGGGCTCACGATGCCGGGCATCACCGTCGTCTGCGGAGACTCCCACACCTCGACCCATGGCGCGTTCGGCGCGATGGCGTTCGGCATCGGCACGAGCGAGGTCGAGCACGTGCTCGCCACGCAGACGCTGCCGCTGAAGCCGTTCAAGACCATGGCGATCAACGTCGAGGGCACGCTCCGCCCCGGCGTCACGGCGAAGGACATCATCCTCGCCGTCATCGCGAAGATTGGCACCGGCGGCGGTCAGGGCTACGTGCTCGAGTACCGCGGCAGCGCCATCCGCGCGCTCTCGATGGAGGGCCGCATGACGATCTGCAACATGTCGATCGAGGCGGGTGCGCGCGCCGGCATGGTGGCCCCGGATGCCACGACCTACGCCTACCTGAAGGGTCGCCCGCACGCCCCGTCGGGCACCGACTGGGACGACGCGGTCGCCTACTGGGACACGCTCGCCACCGACGAGGGCGCGACCTTCGACGCCGAGGTCTTCATCGACGCCGACGAGCTCGAGCCGTTCGTGACGTGGGGCACCAACCCCGGCCAGGGCGTCTCGCTCTCCGACACCGTGCCCGACCCGGCGACGATCGACGACCAGCACGAGCGCGCCGCCGCCGAGCGCGCGCTCGAGTACATGGACCTGCGCCCGGGCACCCCGCTCAAGCAGATCCCGGTCGATGCGGTGTTCATGGGCTCCTGCACCAACAGCCGCATCGAAGACCTCCGCGCGTTCGCCTCGATCGTGAAAGGCCGGAAGAAGGCCGACGGTGTGCGGGTGATGGTGGTGCCCGGGTCGGCCCGGGTGCGCCTGGAGGCCGAGGCCGAGGGCCTCGACAAGGTGTTCGAGGAGTTCGGGGCGGAGTGGCGCTTCGCGGGCTGCTCGATGTGCCTCGGCATGAACCCCGACCAGCTCGCGCCAGGGGAGCGCTGCGCCTCGACGTCCAACCGCAACTTCGAAGGCCGCCAGGGCAAGGGCGGGCGAACGCACCTCGTGTCCCCGCTCGTCGCCGCGGCCACCGCGATCCGCGGCACCCTCTCGAGTCCGTGGGACCTCGAGCAGGAGCCGACCGCCGAACCAGTCGGCGCCGCGACGGAGGGGAACTGA
- a CDS encoding MoxR family ATPase, with amino-acid sequence MPVTQEQAAWFQDAFGRLVDNIDQAILGKREVIALVLTAMLSDGHVLLEDFPGTGKTVLAKALANTIDGTHSRIQFTPDLLPSDVTGVTIYDQGKGRFEFHRGPIFASIVLADEINRASPKTQSALLEVMEEGRVTVDGVGYDVEPPFMVIATQNPVEQAGTYSLPEAQLDRFLIKTSLGYPDHETAVTLLVDSANRARASAVSPIIQSASITMMAKLASEVYVDQAVLSYLNELVTATREHPDSALGVSMRGALALARATKTWAISQGRTYATPDDVRELAIPVLAHRIIVDPEAEFSGVTAKDIVERAIADVAPPAYRAA; translated from the coding sequence ATGCCAGTGACCCAAGAACAGGCCGCCTGGTTCCAGGACGCCTTCGGCCGGCTGGTCGACAACATCGACCAGGCGATCCTCGGCAAGCGCGAGGTCATCGCGCTCGTGCTGACCGCCATGCTCTCCGACGGTCACGTGCTACTCGAGGACTTCCCGGGCACCGGCAAGACGGTGCTCGCGAAGGCCCTGGCGAACACGATCGACGGCACGCACTCGCGCATCCAGTTCACCCCCGACCTGCTGCCCTCCGATGTCACGGGCGTCACGATCTACGACCAGGGCAAGGGCCGGTTCGAGTTCCATCGCGGTCCGATCTTCGCCTCGATCGTGCTCGCGGACGAGATCAACCGGGCGAGCCCGAAGACCCAGTCGGCGCTCCTCGAGGTGATGGAGGAGGGCCGGGTCACCGTCGACGGCGTCGGCTACGACGTCGAACCGCCGTTCATGGTCATCGCGACGCAGAACCCCGTCGAGCAGGCGGGCACCTACTCGCTCCCCGAGGCGCAGCTCGACCGGTTCCTCATCAAGACCTCGCTCGGCTACCCCGACCACGAGACCGCGGTGACGCTCCTCGTCGACTCGGCGAACCGCGCCCGCGCGTCGGCGGTGTCGCCCATCATCCAGTCGGCGTCGATCACGATGATGGCGAAGCTCGCCTCCGAGGTGTACGTCGACCAGGCGGTGCTGTCGTACCTCAACGAGCTCGTGACCGCGACCCGCGAGCACCCCGATTCGGCCCTCGGCGTCAGCATGCGCGGTGCGCTCGCGCTCGCCCGTGCGACCAAGACGTGGGCGATCTCGCAGGGCCGGACGTACGCGACGCCCGACGACGTGCGTGAGCTGGCGATCCCGGTGCTCGCGCACCGCATCATCGTCGACCCCGAGGCGGAGTTCTCGGGCGTGACGGCGAAGGACATCGTCGAGCGCGCGATCGCCGACGTCGCCCCGCCCGCCTACCGGGCGGCATGA
- a CDS encoding FHA domain-containing protein produces MDASDFIIPPPGLIPDAPAAPPPTTERAAPRRVERSLPSFTPVAPPAAAPPTAPTPAADEDAQAPTAGHPPAPHLTQTPAESGARLAWRLTAPGLDLVVDRRVVLGRAPAIERAGQVGRTIAIDDPARTVSKTHAVIEPSGGGLEVTDLHSTNGVRIEWPDGSWLDVENGATARIDGPADLLLGEYRIAVAGTTASTV; encoded by the coding sequence GTGGACGCCTCCGATTTCATCATCCCCCCGCCGGGGCTGATCCCGGACGCGCCGGCGGCTCCGCCGCCGACGACCGAGCGTGCCGCGCCGCGTCGGGTCGAGCGGTCGCTGCCGTCGTTCACGCCGGTGGCACCGCCCGCAGCGGCGCCGCCCACGGCCCCGACCCCGGCGGCGGACGAAGACGCCCAGGCGCCTACGGCGGGGCATCCACCGGCTCCCCACCTGACGCAGACGCCCGCCGAAAGCGGCGCGCGGCTCGCCTGGCGCCTCACCGCACCGGGCCTCGACCTCGTCGTCGACCGGCGCGTCGTGCTCGGCCGGGCACCCGCGATCGAACGCGCCGGGCAGGTCGGACGGACGATCGCGATCGACGACCCCGCACGCACCGTCTCGAAGACGCACGCGGTGATCGAGCCTTCCGGCGGCGGCCTCGAGGTCACCGACCTGCACTCGACGAACGGCGTCCGCATCGAGTGGCCCGACGGCTCCTGGCTCGACGTCGAGAACGGGGCGACGGCGCGCATCGACGGTCCGGCCGACCTCCTGCTGGGCGAGTACCGCATCGCCGTGGCCGGAACGACCGCCTCGACGGTGTAA
- the leuD gene encoding 3-isopropylmalate dehydratase small subunit, translated as MEKITTVTGVAAPLRRSNVDTDQIIPAVFLKRVTKTGFDDALFHGWRQDPEFVLNDPAYAGAQVLIAGPDFGTGSSREHAVWALRDYGFKVVVSSRFGDIFRGNAGKQGLVAAQVAYEDVERLWEVVEAEPGIAVTVDLVERTVSAGSLTVAFEIDDYTRWRLLEGLDDIGLTLRDEDAIAEFETHREAWRPKTLPVRR; from the coding sequence ATGGAGAAGATCACGACCGTCACCGGCGTCGCTGCACCGCTGCGCCGCTCCAACGTCGACACCGACCAGATCATCCCCGCCGTCTTCCTGAAGCGCGTGACGAAGACGGGCTTCGACGACGCCCTCTTCCACGGCTGGCGGCAAGACCCCGAGTTCGTGCTCAACGACCCGGCGTACGCGGGCGCCCAGGTGCTCATCGCCGGGCCCGACTTCGGCACCGGGTCGAGCCGCGAGCACGCCGTGTGGGCGCTGCGCGACTACGGGTTCAAGGTCGTCGTGTCGTCGCGGTTCGGCGACATCTTCCGCGGCAACGCGGGCAAGCAGGGACTCGTCGCGGCGCAGGTCGCCTACGAGGACGTGGAGCGGCTCTGGGAGGTCGTCGAGGCCGAGCCGGGAATAGCGGTGACGGTGGATCTGGTTGAGCGTACGGTGAGCGCTGGGTCGCTCACGGTGGCTTTCGAGATCGACGACTACACTCGGTGGCGGCTGCTCGAAGGGCTGGACGACATCGGTCTGACCCTCCGGGATGAAGACGCCATCGCCGAATTCGAGACCCATCGTGAGGCCTGGCGGCCGAAGACGCTCCCGGTTCGCCGGTAG
- a CDS encoding DUF58 domain-containing protein yields the protein MTAADGGSPTRVSQARLAFQTVARSVRRTAGSLGERIGTASAAVAHAVAPVTSVVSTTGWLVLAAALVSGVLAITLGWVEFAFLGATLLGAVIVAVPFVFGRMRYVVDVELQPRRVVAGERALGRLAVVNDGTTPSVASRMELPVGQGLAEFRIPTLAPSAEHEELFAVPTQRRAVIVAGPAISVRGDELGLLRRTVRWNEPVELFVHPRTARLKPSAAGLVRDLEGEVTKTITDHDISFHALRAYEPGDPLRNVHWRSSARTGRLMVRQYEETRRSDLVLLQATGADQYASDDEFELGVSIFASLGVQVVRDGTRITAQTETRRLRTATPVNLLDDASRIETAPAGTVLRIFGRDAARRSPSASVVIVVVGSLLPLAEVRALETALPSDVSLIAFRAQAGADARIGRVGSTPVATVGELGELPAVVRKVRP from the coding sequence ATGACGGCCGCAGACGGCGGCTCGCCCACGCGCGTCTCGCAGGCGCGGCTCGCCTTCCAGACCGTCGCTCGGTCGGTGCGTCGCACCGCGGGCTCGCTCGGCGAGCGCATCGGCACCGCGTCGGCCGCAGTCGCACACGCCGTCGCGCCGGTCACGAGCGTCGTCTCGACGACGGGATGGCTCGTGCTCGCGGCCGCGCTGGTGTCGGGCGTGCTCGCGATCACCCTCGGCTGGGTGGAGTTCGCCTTCCTCGGCGCGACCCTGCTCGGTGCGGTGATCGTCGCCGTCCCGTTCGTCTTCGGCCGTATGCGGTACGTCGTGGACGTCGAGCTCCAGCCACGACGCGTCGTCGCGGGGGAGCGGGCCCTCGGCCGCCTCGCCGTGGTGAACGACGGCACCACGCCGTCGGTCGCCTCGCGCATGGAGCTGCCGGTGGGCCAGGGACTCGCGGAGTTCCGCATTCCGACGCTCGCGCCCTCGGCCGAGCACGAGGAGCTCTTCGCCGTGCCGACCCAGCGTCGCGCGGTGATCGTCGCCGGACCGGCGATCTCGGTGCGCGGCGACGAGCTGGGGCTGCTTCGCCGCACGGTGCGCTGGAACGAGCCGGTCGAGCTGTTCGTGCACCCGCGGACGGCTCGGCTGAAGCCGTCGGCGGCGGGTCTGGTGCGCGACCTCGAGGGCGAGGTCACGAAGACCATCACCGATCACGACATCTCATTCCATGCCCTGCGCGCCTACGAGCCGGGCGATCCGCTCCGCAACGTCCATTGGCGCAGCTCCGCTCGCACGGGCCGCCTGATGGTGCGCCAGTACGAGGAGACCCGTCGTTCCGACCTCGTGTTGCTGCAGGCCACCGGTGCCGACCAGTACGCGAGCGATGACGAGTTCGAGCTCGGCGTATCGATCTTCGCGTCGCTCGGGGTGCAGGTCGTCCGTGACGGTACCCGCATCACCGCGCAGACGGAGACGCGACGCCTGCGCACGGCGACGCCGGTCAACCTGCTCGACGATGCGAGCCGCATCGAGACGGCGCCCGCCGGCACGGTGCTCCGGATCTTCGGCCGCGACGCCGCCCGGCGCTCCCCGTCGGCCAGCGTGGTGATCGTCGTGGTCGGCTCGCTCCTGCCGCTCGCGGAGGTGCGTGCGCTCGAGACGGCGCTGCCGTCCGACGTGTCGCTCATCGCGTTCCGCGCCCAGGCGGGCGCCGACGCGCGCATCGGCCGCGTCGGCTCCACGCCGGTCGCCACCGTCGGCGAGCTCGGGGAGCTGCCCGCCGTCGTCCGGAAGGTCAGGCCATGA
- a CDS encoding transglutaminase-like domain-containing protein — protein sequence MTRIPATAVGDLVVLSVLSLLAVAGYQTSFGDADFLLAAIGGLIVGTAAAVAGTVFKLDLLTTVLVALAAYFLFGTPFAMPDQGIAVVLPTLGSLAGLALGAVYGWADIVTIGTPVEAPYYVAAVPYVATWLVSLVGGLLVLRWLPRRRTVLRAAVLLIGPVLLYLSGILLGTDEAFLAAVRGVAFAAIALVWLAWRRGATIDAEPDAERRLVRRRLGGSAIVLAGAVAIGVVAGIAASPAASDRFVLREEIVPPFDAREFSSPLAGFRSYTKDLAEEPLFTVSGLEPGDVIRLAAMDAYTGRLWNVAGPDAAFADGGYAIVGETLPEPSLADLGSARHVGVAVEGAYDDVWLPTVGYGTSLRLSDEGSAGRSGDLRYNADAGTAVLTSGVHEGVRYELDARMQREPDTEDLVNVPVATLELPAVEDLPDVVAAKAEEYAGDAPSAIEQIRAIETALKTNGFLSHGLASDAVASRAGHGADRLIELFTRSEMVGDEEQYAAAMALMVRHLGYPARVVMGYAPEVSENDDEVQVVGSDVTAWVEVPFEGAGWISFRPTPDQIDVPQEQTPKPKSEPQPQVRQPPRAEETEDELLTTVEIDDTDDDDRDRPFQVPAWVWVVAASVGIPLALVFGPMLAVALLKRRRRRKRLEDRPDRSAAGAWDELVDRYVELGLEPPARATRLQTAAVLERQATEQGLAADAPSLARLAYDVDRDVFRGGEVGADEVERRWTEADAAVAAVTAAAGAVRRFVSRYRLARHRRAAGRDSRRRLR from the coding sequence ATGACGCGCATCCCCGCCACCGCCGTCGGCGACCTCGTCGTGCTCTCGGTGTTGAGCCTGCTCGCCGTGGCCGGCTACCAGACGAGCTTCGGCGACGCCGACTTCCTGCTCGCCGCGATCGGCGGCCTCATCGTCGGCACCGCGGCCGCCGTCGCCGGCACCGTGTTCAAGCTCGACCTGCTCACCACCGTGCTCGTCGCCCTCGCGGCGTACTTCCTCTTCGGCACGCCGTTCGCGATGCCCGACCAGGGGATCGCCGTCGTCCTGCCGACGCTCGGTTCGCTCGCGGGGCTCGCGCTCGGCGCGGTGTACGGCTGGGCCGACATCGTCACGATCGGCACGCCAGTCGAAGCCCCGTATTACGTCGCCGCCGTGCCGTACGTCGCCACCTGGCTGGTCTCCCTGGTCGGCGGTCTCCTGGTCCTGCGCTGGCTTCCCCGTCGGCGCACCGTCCTCCGTGCCGCGGTGCTGCTGATCGGACCCGTGCTGCTCTACCTTTCGGGCATCCTGCTCGGCACCGATGAGGCGTTCCTCGCCGCCGTCCGCGGCGTGGCCTTCGCCGCGATCGCCCTCGTCTGGCTGGCCTGGCGCCGCGGGGCGACCATCGACGCCGAACCCGACGCCGAGCGCCGGCTGGTGCGGCGCCGGCTCGGCGGCTCGGCGATCGTCCTCGCCGGCGCCGTGGCGATCGGCGTGGTCGCGGGGATCGCGGCCTCGCCCGCGGCATCCGATCGGTTCGTGCTGCGCGAGGAGATCGTGCCGCCCTTCGACGCGCGCGAGTTCTCGAGCCCGCTCGCGGGATTCCGCTCCTACACGAAGGACCTCGCCGAGGAGCCGCTGTTCACCGTCTCCGGCCTCGAGCCGGGCGATGTGATCCGGCTCGCCGCCATGGACGCGTACACGGGCCGGCTCTGGAACGTCGCCGGGCCCGATGCTGCGTTCGCCGACGGCGGGTACGCCATCGTCGGCGAGACCCTGCCGGAGCCCTCGCTCGCCGACCTCGGCAGCGCCAGGCACGTGGGCGTGGCGGTCGAGGGAGCCTATGACGACGTGTGGCTGCCGACCGTCGGGTACGGTACGAGCCTGCGTCTCTCCGACGAGGGCAGCGCCGGCCGGTCGGGCGACCTCCGCTACAACGCCGACGCCGGCACTGCGGTGCTCACGAGCGGAGTGCACGAGGGCGTGCGGTACGAGCTCGACGCCCGCATGCAGCGCGAGCCCGACACCGAGGACCTGGTCAACGTGCCGGTCGCGACGCTCGAGCTGCCGGCCGTCGAGGACCTGCCCGACGTCGTCGCCGCCAAGGCCGAGGAGTATGCGGGCGACGCGCCGAGCGCGATCGAGCAGATCCGCGCGATCGAGACGGCGCTGAAGACGAACGGATTCCTGAGCCACGGCCTCGCCTCCGACGCCGTCGCCTCGCGCGCCGGGCACGGCGCCGACCGGCTGATCGAGCTGTTCACCAGGTCGGAGATGGTCGGCGACGAGGAGCAGTACGCCGCCGCCATGGCGCTGATGGTGCGCCACCTCGGCTACCCCGCCCGGGTCGTGATGGGCTACGCGCCCGAGGTCTCGGAGAACGACGACGAGGTGCAGGTCGTCGGGTCCGATGTCACCGCGTGGGTCGAGGTGCCGTTCGAGGGTGCGGGCTGGATCTCGTTCCGGCCGACGCCCGACCAGATCGACGTGCCGCAGGAACAGACGCCGAAGCCGAAGAGCGAGCCGCAGCCGCAGGTGCGGCAGCCGCCGCGCGCGGAGGAGACCGAGGACGAGCTGCTCACGACCGTCGAGATCGATGACACCGACGACGACGACCGCGACCGCCCGTTCCAGGTTCCGGCGTGGGTGTGGGTCGTGGCGGCCTCTGTCGGCATCCCGCTCGCGCTCGTGTTCGGTCCGATGCTGGCGGTCGCGTTGCTGAAGCGTCGGCGCAGGCGGAAGCGCCTGGAGGACCGGCCGGATCGGAGCGCCGCGGGCGCGTGGGACGAGCTCGTCGACCGGTACGTGGAGCTCGGGCTGGAGCCCCCGGCCCGGGCGACACGTCTGCAGACCGCCGCGGTGCTCGAGCGCCAGGCGACCGAGCAGGGGCTCGCGGCCGACGCGCCGTCGCTCGCGCGGCTCGCGTACGACGTGGATCGCGACGTCTTCCGCGGCGGCGAGGTGGGCGCCGACGAGGTCGAGCGGCGGTGGACCGAGGCGGATGCCGCGGTCGCGGCCGTGACCGCCGCGGCCGGCGCCGTGCGACGGTTCGTCAGCCGGTACCGGCTGGCCCGTCACCGTCGAGCCGCCGGCAGGGACAGCAGGCGGCGCCTTCGCTAG